From one Pseudomonadota bacterium genomic stretch:
- a CDS encoding DUF2993 domain-containing protein, with the protein MGITRSALMRGGFRLISRDRSALVIRVLLIADVLVGGLLAFCLGPGPAWVEARARGRLQRALGPASAYAVEVGASWIDLAAGDVPVMRFNARDLTLPDGLQVDRLDARVEGMHLQGSRITALTRVAFRARILQSALNRYLPIRPKRLPLEPRVSLTLTEGRVEVRSANVLLSLALPLRAIGRLQVTSPTRLTFTVDQGSFGVERLPEMLRALTVLDLDDSPFGVRIRSLRVGEGCIEVDGDAAPPLPLEMSAAASGASSSH; encoded by the coding sequence ATGGGCATCACGCGGTCCGCCCTGATGCGTGGGGGATTTCGCTTGATCTCGCGTGATCGGTCGGCGCTTGTCATCCGCGTGCTGCTGATCGCCGACGTGCTCGTCGGCGGCCTGCTCGCTTTCTGCCTCGGTCCGGGCCCCGCCTGGGTCGAGGCGCGCGCGCGTGGCCGGCTGCAGCGCGCGCTGGGGCCCGCGAGCGCCTACGCGGTCGAGGTGGGGGCGAGCTGGATCGATCTTGCCGCTGGCGACGTTCCTGTCATGCGCTTCAACGCGCGCGATCTGACACTGCCGGACGGTCTGCAGGTCGACCGCCTCGACGCCAGGGTCGAGGGCATGCACCTCCAGGGCTCGCGCATCACGGCACTCACGCGTGTGGCGTTTCGCGCGCGCATCCTGCAATCCGCGCTGAACCGCTATCTGCCCATCCGTCCGAAGCGCCTGCCCCTGGAGCCCCGGGTGAGCCTCACCCTCACCGAGGGAAGGGTGGAGGTGCGATCGGCCAACGTGCTGCTGAGCCTGGCCCTGCCCCTGCGAGCCATCGGTCGCCTCCAGGTGACCTCGCCGACCCGTCTCACCTTCACGGTTGACCAAGGCAGCTTTGGTGTCGAGCGATTGCCAGAGATGCTGCGAGCGCTCACGGTTCTCGACCTCGACGACTCCCCCTTTGGCGTTCGCATCCGCAGCCTTCGCGTCGGCGAAGGCTGCATCGAAGTCGACGGTGACGCGGCACCGCCCTTGCCTCTCGAGATGTCTGCGGCCGCGAGCGGGGCTTCGTCGAGCCATTGA
- a CDS encoding radical SAM protein gives MASSHKRFVGRKEYFGSLIYDRERGDYIPFDWDATFIFEESLKHPIDTVFKNMDGRLTQQSFQTFVQLCQSIDLLDASGRFTGEMLPTTPAMNIISAPLRVHLTVTQECQLRCRHCSQKSRDAAPGELSLEELQRLFDDMAASGVCEVTIAGGEPFMRPDIVNIVTYARQKGLSVNLSTTGLFVSRVTAKKLAEVGLKSIRVSFDGSTEKSYDYFRGKKGAYRRAMRGIKALREIFEKTPITIHTTIMKQNQTELLTLARMVQKLKCDTWSVDYVKPQGFAAQDPRMMLSKAEAETVFKAITRIAENSSVRIEMAHFPYRTQRKVIYRGFGCVGANLYCYVSSQGNVAPCSFTMDYFPAGNVKQQSIKEIWQTAEAFKKFRGFPGNETCHKCDYFSSCRGGCRIRAIMATQSGSAIDPNCFVMPEPAAAPGGMSYR, from the coding sequence ATGGCGAGCAGCCACAAGCGCTTTGTGGGCCGCAAAGAGTACTTCGGATCGCTCATCTACGACCGCGAGCGCGGCGACTACATCCCCTTCGACTGGGACGCCACGTTCATCTTCGAAGAGAGCCTCAAGCACCCGATAGACACGGTCTTCAAGAACATGGATGGCCGCCTCACGCAGCAGTCGTTCCAGACGTTCGTGCAGCTGTGCCAATCCATTGACCTGCTCGACGCCAGCGGTCGGTTCACCGGCGAGATGCTGCCCACAACGCCCGCCATGAACATCATCTCTGCGCCGCTCCGCGTCCACCTGACCGTCACCCAGGAGTGTCAGCTGAGATGCCGCCACTGCTCGCAGAAGTCACGCGACGCGGCACCCGGTGAGCTCTCGCTCGAAGAGCTGCAGCGGCTCTTCGACGACATGGCGGCCAGCGGCGTGTGTGAGGTCACCATCGCGGGCGGTGAGCCGTTCATGCGCCCCGACATCGTGAACATCGTCACCTACGCGCGTCAGAAGGGGCTGAGCGTGAACCTGTCCACGACCGGCCTGTTCGTGAGCCGCGTGACCGCCAAGAAGCTCGCAGAAGTCGGCTTGAAGAGCATTCGTGTGAGCTTCGACGGTTCGACCGAGAAGTCGTACGACTACTTCCGCGGGAAGAAGGGCGCGTATCGACGCGCGATGCGCGGCATCAAGGCCCTGCGCGAGATCTTCGAGAAGACGCCCATCACCATTCACACCACCATCATGAAGCAGAACCAGACCGAGCTGCTCACGCTGGCAAGAATGGTGCAGAAGCTGAAGTGCGACACGTGGAGCGTCGATTATGTGAAGCCCCAGGGCTTCGCGGCGCAAGACCCGCGCATGATGCTGAGCAAGGCAGAAGCCGAGACCGTGTTCAAGGCCATCACCCGCATCGCCGAGAACTCGTCTGTGCGAATCGAGATGGCCCACTTCCCGTACCGCACGCAGCGCAAGGTCATCTATCGCGGATTCGGTTGCGTGGGGGCCAATCTCTACTGCTACGTCAGCTCACAGGGGAATGTGGCCCCGTGCTCCTTCACGATGGACTACTTCCCCGCGGGCAACGTGAAGCAGCAGAGCATCAAGGAGATCTGGCAGACCGCCGAAGCCTTCAAGAAGTTCCGCGGCTTCCCCGGTAACGAGACCTGTCACAAGTGCGACTACTTCTCTTCGTGCCGAGGCGGTTGCCGCATTCGTGCCATCATGGCGACCCAGAGCGGCAGCGCCATCGACCCCAACTGCTTCGTGATGCCCGAACCCGCGGCTGCTCCAGGCGGCATGTCCTACCGCTGA
- a CDS encoding cysteine desulfurase: MHAHLDCGVHLDWAAGAPLAQVARERMTTFLAWGGGNPSSTHRRGKQARLAVQDAREAVARLIGADPSCVVFTSGATEADNLALRGGAWSAREGSGRRHVLVSAIEHPAVLRAADQLSREGFDIERVSVGRSGVAIAERFAERLRADTALVSLMAVNNEVGTVQPIASVAALAHQAGALFHCDAVQAVGWQALDVLSLGVDLLTVSSHKLGGPPGVGALYVREGLDLVPQVVGGEQENRRRAGTENVLGIVGLGAVADQVARERGAACQRLRDLERQLVEGVLARVPRAARLGDPGAHAPHIACFLLDDVDGETLLFSLDMAGIAASSGAACASRSLEPSPTLLAMGLARAEASSALRLSWGCSTTDGDVARLLEALPRLVEQNRAASRRASRVAP; the protein is encoded by the coding sequence ATGCACGCGCATCTCGACTGCGGTGTCCACCTCGACTGGGCGGCCGGCGCGCCTCTCGCGCAGGTCGCGCGCGAGCGCATGACCACGTTCCTGGCCTGGGGAGGCGGCAATCCGTCGAGCACCCATCGCCGCGGGAAGCAGGCGCGTCTCGCCGTGCAGGATGCGCGTGAGGCGGTGGCCAGGCTCATCGGCGCAGATCCGTCGTGCGTTGTCTTCACCAGTGGCGCCACCGAGGCTGACAACCTGGCCTTGCGCGGAGGCGCCTGGTCGGCCCGCGAGGGGAGCGGTCGTCGACATGTGCTGGTGAGCGCCATCGAGCATCCTGCGGTGCTCCGGGCGGCTGACCAGCTCTCTCGCGAAGGGTTCGACATCGAGCGTGTCTCGGTCGGGCGCAGCGGCGTGGCCATCGCGGAGCGGTTCGCAGAGCGGCTCCGCGCCGATACCGCGCTGGTCTCCCTGATGGCGGTCAACAACGAGGTGGGCACGGTGCAGCCCATCGCCTCCGTGGCCGCGCTTGCGCACCAGGCGGGCGCCCTCTTCCACTGTGACGCGGTGCAGGCCGTGGGATGGCAGGCTCTCGACGTGCTCTCGCTGGGGGTCGACCTGCTCACCGTCTCATCGCACAAGCTCGGCGGCCCTCCCGGCGTGGGCGCGCTCTACGTTCGTGAAGGCCTTGACCTGGTTCCCCAGGTCGTTGGAGGAGAGCAGGAGAACCGCCGTCGCGCAGGCACGGAGAACGTCCTCGGGATCGTGGGGCTGGGTGCCGTTGCCGACCAGGTAGCGCGCGAGAGAGGTGCTGCATGTCAGCGCTTGCGCGATCTCGAGCGTCAGCTCGTCGAAGGTGTTCTCGCTCGGGTGCCGCGCGCCGCGCGTCTCGGGGACCCGGGTGCGCACGCGCCCCACATCGCGTGCTTCCTTCTCGATGACGTGGATGGTGAGACCCTGCTGTTCTCGCTCGACATGGCGGGCATCGCGGCATCCAGCGGTGCGGCCTGCGCCAGTCGCAGCCTCGAGCCTTCCCCCACGCTCCTGGCCATGGGTCTTGCCCGGGCTGAGGCCTCGAGCGCGCTGCGCCTGTCGTGGGGCTGTTCGACCACGGATGGCGATGTGGCGAGGCTTCTCGAGGCACTGCCCCGCCTCGTGGAGCAGAATCGTGCCGCGTCTCGCCGCGCATCGCGTGTTGCGCCATGA
- the mnmA gene encoding tRNA 2-thiouridine(34) synthase MnmA: protein MTRRIDAPAECAVPASASQGRVAVAMSGGVDSSVVAGLLAREGHDCVGLTMQTWPASTHTGTKVRGCCSVREVLDAEQVAERLGLPHYVLNIRDDFEATVIDDFVREYAAGRTPNPCVRCNQHIKFALFLDRARALGAQRVATGHYARIAWHAESARWRLLRGRDRSKDQSYVLHTMTQDQLAHTLFPLGDLTKEETRALARDMGLRVAGKPDSVEICFLPQGNHAAFVARRAPDAVRPGPIVDLEGRVLGEHLGLAHYTVGQRRGLGLSSTQPRYVVRLDPASNAVVVGGVEALDCTVFTASSPNWISLASLDAPMEVSAQVRYGAIDLPARVAPTAGGRVEVRLHAPARAVAPGQSVVFYDGDVVVGGATIERA, encoded by the coding sequence ATGACCAGGCGCATCGACGCGCCCGCTGAGTGCGCCGTGCCCGCGTCCGCGTCACAAGGCCGCGTCGCCGTTGCCATGAGCGGAGGGGTCGATTCATCGGTGGTGGCGGGGCTCCTGGCCAGAGAGGGCCACGATTGCGTCGGGCTCACCATGCAGACCTGGCCTGCCAGCACCCACACTGGCACAAAGGTCAGAGGGTGCTGCTCGGTCCGGGAGGTGCTCGACGCCGAGCAGGTGGCGGAACGTCTCGGGCTGCCCCACTACGTGCTGAACATCCGCGATGATTTCGAAGCCACCGTCATCGATGACTTCGTTCGTGAGTACGCGGCGGGCCGAACGCCCAACCCGTGCGTGCGATGCAATCAGCACATCAAGTTCGCCCTGTTCCTCGATCGCGCGCGCGCACTGGGCGCGCAGCGCGTGGCGACAGGTCATTATGCCCGCATCGCGTGGCATGCCGAGAGCGCGCGATGGAGATTGCTGCGTGGGCGTGACCGGAGCAAGGACCAGTCGTACGTGCTTCACACGATGACGCAGGATCAGCTGGCGCACACGCTCTTTCCCCTGGGCGATCTCACCAAGGAAGAGACACGCGCACTCGCGCGCGACATGGGCCTGCGCGTCGCGGGCAAGCCGGACAGTGTGGAGATATGCTTCCTCCCCCAGGGGAACCACGCCGCCTTCGTGGCGCGGCGTGCGCCAGACGCTGTGCGCCCGGGCCCCATCGTCGATCTCGAGGGCCGGGTTCTCGGCGAGCATCTCGGTCTGGCGCACTACACCGTCGGTCAGCGGCGAGGCCTCGGCCTCTCATCGACGCAGCCGCGCTATGTGGTTCGCCTGGATCCCGCTTCGAATGCCGTTGTCGTGGGTGGGGTCGAGGCGCTCGACTGCACGGTGTTCACCGCATCTTCACCGAACTGGATATCGCTTGCGTCGCTCGATGCGCCGATGGAGGTCTCAGCGCAGGTGCGATACGGGGCCATCGACCTTCCGGCTCGGGTGGCGCCGACGGCAGGCGGGCGGGTCGAGGTCCGTCTGCACGCCCCCGCGCGTGCGGTAGCCCCAGGGCAGTCGGTCGTGTTCTACGACGGCGACGTGGTGGTTGGAGGCGCGACCATCGAGCGCGCCTGA
- a CDS encoding insulinase family protein, with the protein MSHRPGSAFPLSARGASDEAHDFDFLASDVQRHVLPNGLTILVKEVYPASVVGLSIWSRVGSLDEVDANAGISHFLEHMLFKGTPRRPVGRIAQEVHSIGGYLNGFTSYDCTCYWIVSPSRCFSTALDIEVDAILNPLLDPDEIAREAQVIVEELKMYEDKPDSYLYQKLMATAFQTHRYGRPVIGFESVVQAMTAEQLEAHYRRFYRPNNLCVAVVGDIEAARVIAEIEAQLGHLQPGEVMRDGLAPEPVQVTARGCHLEGDITTAHLQMGFHTPSVFHDDAHACDILSSILGEGRSSRLYRRLRERDGMVTGVSASLFAGSHPGLFVIDATLPPDRVDDAFEAVQQEIDRLSQEGVQEHELVKARNAVEAGHVFSQETVEGQGRQLGYHEMLGDYRLAEQYVERLYRVTADDVVRAARTYLTPQRCNLVTYRPRGAVSPRSLA; encoded by the coding sequence ATGTCCCACAGACCGGGGTCTGCCTTCCCGCTCAGTGCCAGAGGCGCCTCAGATGAGGCGCACGATTTCGATTTCCTCGCCTCTGACGTGCAGCGGCACGTGCTCCCGAACGGGCTCACCATTCTCGTGAAGGAGGTCTATCCCGCCTCGGTGGTAGGTCTCTCGATATGGTCTCGCGTGGGCTCTCTCGACGAGGTCGACGCCAATGCTGGCATCTCCCACTTCCTCGAGCACATGTTGTTCAAGGGCACGCCGAGGCGCCCCGTCGGACGCATCGCGCAAGAGGTCCATTCCATCGGCGGCTACCTCAACGGCTTCACATCGTACGACTGCACCTGCTACTGGATCGTGTCGCCGTCTCGCTGCTTCTCCACAGCGCTCGACATCGAGGTTGACGCCATCTTGAACCCGCTGCTCGATCCGGACGAGATCGCCCGAGAGGCGCAGGTCATCGTGGAAGAGCTCAAGATGTACGAGGACAAGCCCGACTCCTATCTCTATCAGAAGCTCATGGCCACGGCGTTCCAGACCCATCGGTATGGGCGCCCGGTCATCGGGTTCGAGAGCGTCGTGCAGGCCATGACCGCCGAGCAGCTCGAGGCCCACTACCGTCGCTTCTATCGTCCCAACAATCTCTGCGTGGCCGTCGTGGGCGACATCGAGGCGGCCCGGGTCATTGCCGAGATCGAGGCGCAGCTCGGACATCTCCAGCCTGGCGAGGTGATGCGTGACGGACTCGCGCCCGAACCTGTGCAGGTGACGGCACGCGGCTGCCATCTCGAGGGTGATATCACCACCGCCCATCTGCAGATGGGGTTTCACACGCCGAGCGTGTTCCACGATGATGCGCACGCGTGCGACATCCTCTCCTCCATCCTGGGAGAGGGACGCTCGTCTCGTCTCTACCGTCGTCTTCGCGAGCGTGACGGCATGGTCACGGGCGTGAGCGCGAGTCTCTTTGCGGGGAGCCACCCTGGGCTCTTTGTCATCGACGCGACGCTGCCCCCGGATCGCGTCGATGACGCATTCGAGGCAGTGCAGCAGGAAATCGATCGACTGTCTCAAGAGGGCGTGCAAGAGCACGAGCTGGTGAAGGCGCGCAATGCGGTCGAGGCCGGGCATGTCTTCTCCCAGGAGACGGTAGAAGGGCAGGGGCGTCAGCTCGGCTATCACGAGATGCTGGGCGACTATCGCCTCGCCGAGCAGTACGTCGAGCGCCTGTATCGCGTCACGGCTGATGATGTGGTGCGTGCCGCCCGCACCTATCTCACGCCGCAGCGCTGCAACCTCGTCACCTATCGGCCGAGGGGCGCTGTCTCTCCGCGGAGCCTGGCATGA
- a CDS encoding insulinase family protein produces the protein MSRTRREAPPVEISRTTGGTTIIVKENHSVPIVSVALYLRGGAMAEVEGRQGITTLMQRMLMKGTATRSNEDIADALEFVGATMAPFTGKDVFGATLNVLSKHLPAALEVFADCLTRPALPEAHLEQERSVLISDIEKRRDDSLSLCLELCERELFQGHSYRFPVSGDIDSLRGLTAEDLRAWHHRFYRADMMSIAIVGDVEAARARDLVAAALGGLPKGEGLVSPVEGLGSIHAPREVLETREKRQSAVALGFRGPACGHADFAAFDVLDHVLSGMGSRLFLELRDKQGLGYVVNSTFDARAQAGAFKLYLGTSEDRRARARAALEEQVVRLREEAVGDEEMERTRRYMLGLHEIALQRNSAQASRLAFYEIMGLGWRFVDDYAARVEAVQSADVLRVAQTYLDPARRVVAEVASRG, from the coding sequence ATGAGCCGGACACGCCGCGAAGCCCCTCCCGTAGAGATTTCCCGCACGACGGGTGGAACGACCATCATCGTCAAGGAGAACCATTCGGTCCCCATCGTATCTGTGGCGCTCTATCTGCGGGGGGGCGCGATGGCCGAGGTCGAGGGGCGTCAGGGAATCACCACGCTCATGCAGCGCATGCTCATGAAGGGAACGGCCACGCGCAGCAACGAGGACATCGCAGACGCCCTCGAGTTCGTGGGGGCGACCATGGCGCCGTTCACGGGCAAGGACGTCTTCGGCGCCACGCTGAACGTGCTCTCGAAGCATCTGCCGGCCGCGCTCGAGGTGTTCGCCGACTGCTTGACGCGACCCGCGCTTCCGGAAGCGCACCTCGAGCAGGAGCGAAGCGTTCTCATCAGTGACATCGAGAAGCGGCGCGACGACAGCCTGTCGCTCTGCCTCGAGCTGTGTGAGCGCGAGCTCTTCCAGGGCCACTCGTACCGTTTCCCCGTCTCGGGGGACATCGATTCGCTGCGCGGTCTCACGGCAGAAGATCTGCGCGCGTGGCATCACCGGTTCTATCGCGCTGACATGATGTCGATTGCGATTGTGGGCGATGTGGAGGCCGCTCGCGCGCGTGACCTCGTGGCCGCGGCCCTCGGGGGGCTTCCCAAGGGAGAGGGGCTCGTCTCCCCTGTTGAGGGTCTCGGGTCGATTCACGCGCCGCGCGAGGTTCTCGAGACCCGGGAGAAGCGCCAGTCGGCCGTGGCTCTCGGGTTTCGTGGCCCCGCCTGCGGCCATGCCGACTTTGCCGCGTTCGATGTTCTCGACCACGTTCTCAGCGGGATGGGGTCTCGCCTCTTCCTCGAGCTGCGCGACAAGCAAGGCCTTGGCTACGTGGTCAACAGCACCTTCGATGCCCGTGCGCAGGCGGGGGCCTTCAAGCTGTACCTCGGAACCAGCGAGGATCGACGTGCCCGGGCGCGAGCCGCGCTCGAGGAACAGGTTGTCCGGCTGCGTGAGGAGGCTGTGGGAGACGAGGAGATGGAGCGCACGCGGCGCTACATGCTGGGTCTCCATGAGATCGCCCTGCAGCGCAACAGCGCTCAGGCCTCGCGTCTTGCGTTCTACGAGATCATGGGCCTGGGATGGCGCTTCGTCGATGACTATGCGGCGCGCGTCGAGGCGGTGCAGTCGGCTGACGTGCTGCGGGTAGCGCAGACCTATCTCGACCCCGCGCGGCGCGTGGTGGCCGAGGTGGCGTCTCGCGGGTGA
- the flgB gene encoding flagellar basal body rod protein FlgB — protein MLTCVQQIGKKFVTPVFYDGGKIQWHDCHIPHTRRDSMDAFGSYFGTGMLEKALDAAALRQQVIANNIANLNTDGYRPQAVAFEERLQEACQQASDDDPNSGGFPSAVQLASVEPEVETKTGRVDISRESVNLGKNQILYNALTQKISGYLGALKYVVDNSGR, from the coding sequence ATGTTAACATGCGTGCAACAAATCGGCAAGAAGTTCGTAACACCGGTCTTTTATGATGGCGGCAAGATCCAGTGGCACGATTGCCACATTCCTCACACTCGGAGGGACTCGATGGACGCGTTCGGCTCATATTTCGGAACCGGCATGCTCGAGAAGGCGCTCGACGCGGCGGCACTCCGCCAGCAAGTCATCGCCAACAACATCGCCAATCTCAACACCGATGGATATCGTCCGCAGGCGGTTGCGTTCGAAGAGCGCCTGCAAGAGGCGTGCCAGCAGGCATCCGACGACGATCCGAACAGCGGCGGCTTCCCCAGCGCCGTCCAGCTGGCCAGTGTAGAGCCTGAGGTCGAGACCAAGACCGGCCGTGTCGACATCAGCCGCGAGTCTGTGAACCTCGGCAAGAACCAGATTCTCTACAATGCCCTCACCCAGAAGATCTCGGGGTACCTGGGCGCACTCAAGTACGTCGTCGACAACAGCGGTCGTTAG
- the flgC gene encoding flagellar basal body rod protein FlgC produces MNFFSSMDTASSAMSAERFRMDVISQNIANANTQNTVAGTPYRRQVASITSATDTGGKPFALPVGLDDDDDGPKFRGQGVQVSAVQQDQSDFRYVYDPTNPNAQKEGKWKGYVAMPNVNIINEMTDLIAASRAYEASATAVESAKGIAMKGLEISAGR; encoded by the coding sequence ATGAACTTCTTCAGCAGCATGGATACCGCCTCAAGCGCCATGAGCGCCGAGCGGTTCCGGATGGATGTCATCTCCCAGAACATCGCGAATGCGAACACCCAGAACACGGTGGCAGGCACCCCGTACCGCCGCCAGGTGGCCAGCATCACAAGCGCCACCGACACGGGTGGCAAGCCGTTCGCGCTGCCGGTGGGGCTCGACGACGATGATGACGGCCCCAAGTTCCGCGGCCAGGGCGTTCAGGTGTCGGCGGTTCAGCAAGATCAGTCAGACTTCCGCTACGTGTACGACCCGACCAACCCGAATGCCCAGAAAGAGGGCAAGTGGAAGGGCTACGTGGCCATGCCCAACGTGAACATCATCAACGAGATGACCGACCTCATCGCTGCCAGTCGCGCCTACGAGGCGTCGGCGACCGCGGTGGAGTCTGCGAAGGGCATCGCGATGAAAGGTCTCGAGATCAGCGCGGGCCGTTAG